One Mycobacterium marseillense DNA window includes the following coding sequences:
- a CDS encoding ferrochelatase, whose translation MEFDAVLLLSFGGPEGPEQVRPFLENVTRGRNVPPERLDDVAEHYLHFGGVSPINRINLALVDQLRAELADRGLDIPVYFGNRNWEPYVEGTVATMRDNGIRRAAVFTTSAWSGYSSCTQYVEDIARARRAAGSDAPELVKLRPYFDHPLFVEMFAGAIADATEKVAGARLVFTAHSIPVAADERLGPRLYSRQVAYAASLVAAAAGYADYDLVWQSRSGPPQVPWLQPDVADHLATLAEAGTTAVVVCPIGFVADHIEVVWDLDHELALQAEAAGITMVRASTPNAHPRFAQLAVDLIDELRYGRAPERVSAPDPVPGCLASVDGVPCGPPHCAARYQD comes from the coding sequence ATGGAATTCGACGCCGTCCTGCTGCTGTCCTTCGGTGGGCCGGAAGGTCCCGAGCAGGTTCGGCCGTTCTTGGAGAACGTCACCCGGGGCCGCAACGTGCCACCGGAACGCCTCGACGATGTCGCCGAGCACTACCTGCATTTCGGTGGGGTGTCACCGATCAACAGGATCAACCTGGCGCTGGTCGACCAGTTGCGCGCCGAGCTGGCCGACCGCGGCCTGGACATCCCGGTCTATTTCGGCAACCGCAACTGGGAGCCCTACGTCGAAGGCACCGTCGCGACCATGCGCGACAACGGGATTCGCCGGGCAGCGGTGTTCACCACGTCGGCGTGGAGCGGCTATTCCAGCTGCACCCAGTACGTCGAGGACATTGCCCGGGCGCGCCGGGCCGCCGGGTCGGACGCGCCCGAATTGGTCAAGCTGCGGCCATATTTCGACCATCCGCTTTTCGTCGAGATGTTCGCCGGGGCAATCGCCGACGCGACCGAAAAGGTTGCGGGCGCGCGTCTGGTGTTCACCGCGCATTCGATCCCGGTCGCGGCCGACGAGCGGCTGGGCCCGCGGCTCTACAGCCGCCAAGTCGCCTACGCCGCAAGCCTTGTGGCGGCCGCCGCCGGATACGCCGACTACGATCTGGTGTGGCAGTCGCGGTCGGGGCCGCCCCAGGTTCCGTGGCTTCAGCCCGACGTCGCCGACCACCTGGCAACCCTGGCGGAGGCGGGCACGACGGCCGTCGTCGTCTGCCCGATCGGGTTTGTGGCCGACCACATCGAGGTGGTATGGGACCTCGACCATGAGTTGGCGTTGCAGGCCGAGGCGGCGGGGATCACCATGGTGCGGGCGTCAACGCCCAACGCCCACCCCCGTTTTGCGCAACTGGCCGTCGATTTGATCGACGAATTGCGTTACGGCCGGGCGCCGGAACGGGTGAGCGCTCCCGACCCGGTACCCGGGTGCCTCGCCAGCGTCGACGGCGTGCCGTGCGGGCCGCCGCACTGCGCGGCCCGCTATCAGGACTAG
- the inhA gene encoding NADH-dependent enoyl-ACP reductase InhA — protein sequence MAGLLDGKRILISGIITDSSIAFHIAKAAQEAGAQLVLTGFDRLRLIQRIADRLPEKAPLIELDVQNEEHLNSLADRVTAEIGDGNKLDGVVHSIGFMPQTGMGVNPFFDAPYEDVSKGIHISAYSYASLAKAALPIMNPGGSIVGMDFDPSRAMPAYNWMTVAKSALESVNRFVAREAGKFGVRSNLVAAGPIRTLAMSAIVGGALGEEAGAQMQLLEEGWDQRAPIGWNMKDPTPVAKTVCALLSDWLPATTGTIIFADGGASTQLL from the coding sequence ATGGCAGGACTGCTCGACGGCAAACGGATCCTGATCTCGGGGATCATCACCGACTCGTCGATTGCGTTTCACATCGCCAAGGCGGCCCAGGAGGCCGGGGCGCAGTTGGTGCTGACCGGTTTTGACCGGTTGCGCCTGATTCAGCGCATCGCCGACCGGCTGCCCGAGAAGGCGCCGCTGATCGAGCTCGACGTGCAGAACGAGGAGCACCTGAATTCGCTCGCCGATCGGGTGACGGCCGAAATCGGCGACGGCAACAAGCTCGACGGCGTGGTGCACTCGATCGGTTTCATGCCGCAGACGGGAATGGGCGTCAACCCGTTCTTCGACGCGCCGTACGAGGACGTCTCCAAAGGCATTCACATCTCGGCGTATTCGTACGCCTCGCTGGCCAAGGCGGCGCTGCCGATCATGAACCCCGGCGGTTCCATCGTGGGCATGGACTTCGACCCGAGCCGCGCGATGCCGGCCTACAACTGGATGACGGTCGCCAAGAGCGCGCTGGAATCGGTCAACCGGTTCGTGGCGCGTGAGGCGGGCAAGTTCGGGGTTCGCTCCAATCTCGTTGCTGCGGGCCCGATCCGGACGCTGGCAATGAGCGCGATCGTCGGCGGCGCGCTCGGCGAGGAGGCCGGCGCCCAGATGCAGCTGCTCGAGGAAGGCTGGGACCAGCGCGCGCCGATCGGCTGGAACATGAAGGACCCCACACCGGTCGCCAAGACGGTGTGCGCGCTGCTGTCGGACTGGCTGCCGGCGACGACGGGGACCATCATTTTCGCCGACGGTGGCGCAAGCACCCAATTGCTTTAA
- the fabG1 gene encoding 3-oxoacyl-ACP reductase FabG1, with amino-acid sequence MTDTATDNTTESAADYGRPAFVARSVLVTGGNRGIGLAIAQRLAADGHKVAVTHRGSGAPEGLFGVECDVTDNDAIDRAFKAVEEHQGPVEVLVSNAGISKDAFLIRMTEERFEEVINANLTGAFRVTQRAARSMQKKRFGRIIYIGSVSGSWGIGNQSNYAAAKAGLIGMARSISRELSKAGVTANVVAPGYIDTEMTRALDERIQAGALEFIPAKRVGTAAEVAGVVSFLASEDASYIAGAVIPVDGGMGMGH; translated from the coding sequence GTGACTGACACGGCCACCGACAACACCACCGAAAGTGCTGCCGACTACGGCAGACCCGCATTCGTAGCCCGTTCGGTCCTGGTTACCGGAGGAAACCGGGGGATCGGTCTGGCGATCGCCCAGCGGCTGGCCGCCGACGGCCACAAGGTGGCCGTCACGCACCGCGGATCCGGGGCGCCCGAGGGGCTGTTCGGCGTCGAGTGCGACGTCACCGACAACGACGCCATCGATCGCGCCTTCAAAGCGGTCGAGGAGCACCAGGGCCCGGTCGAGGTGTTGGTGTCCAACGCCGGCATCTCCAAGGACGCCTTCCTCATCCGGATGACCGAGGAGCGGTTCGAGGAGGTCATCAACGCCAACCTCACCGGGGCGTTCCGGGTGACCCAGCGAGCCGCGCGCAGCATGCAGAAAAAGCGGTTCGGCCGAATCATCTACATCGGCTCGGTCTCCGGCAGCTGGGGCATCGGCAACCAGTCCAACTACGCGGCCGCCAAAGCCGGCCTGATCGGCATGGCCCGCTCGATCTCCCGCGAGCTGTCCAAGGCCGGGGTGACCGCGAATGTGGTGGCGCCGGGCTACATCGACACCGAGATGACTCGCGCGCTGGACGAGCGGATCCAGGCGGGCGCACTGGAATTCATCCCGGCCAAGCGCGTGGGCACCGCCGCCGAGGTCGCCGGGGTGGTCAGCTTCCTGGCGTCCGAGGACGCCAGCTACATCGCCGGTGCGGTCATCCCGGTGGACGGCGGCATGGGTATGGGCCACTGA
- a CDS encoding VWA domain-containing protein, with protein sequence MSLPLLGPMSLSGFEHSWFFLFFLVVFGLAALYILMQLARQRRMLRFANMELLESVAPKRPSTWRHVPAILLVASLVLFTVAMAGPTNDVRIPRNRAVVMLVIDVSQSMRATDVSPNRMAAAQEAAKQFADELTPGINLGLIAYAGTATVLVSPTTNRDSTKRALDKLQFADRTATGEGIFTALQAIATVGAVIGGGDKPPPARIVLFSDGKETMPTNPDNPKGAFTAARTAKDQGVPISTISFGTPYGFVEINDQRQPVPVDDETLKKVAQLSGGNAYNAASLQELKAVYATLQQQIGYETIKGDASVGWVRLGALVLALAALAALLINRRLPT encoded by the coding sequence ATGAGCCTGCCGCTGCTCGGCCCGATGTCGTTGTCGGGCTTCGAACATTCGTGGTTCTTCCTGTTCTTCTTGGTTGTCTTCGGGCTGGCCGCGCTCTACATCCTGATGCAGTTGGCGCGGCAGCGGCGCATGCTGCGGTTCGCCAACATGGAACTGCTGGAAAGCGTTGCGCCCAAACGGCCGTCGACTTGGCGGCACGTGCCGGCGATCCTGCTCGTCGCGTCGCTGGTGCTGTTCACCGTCGCGATGGCGGGCCCGACGAACGACGTCCGCATCCCCCGCAACCGCGCGGTGGTGATGCTGGTGATCGACGTGTCGCAGTCGATGCGCGCCACCGACGTTTCGCCAAACCGGATGGCGGCCGCCCAGGAGGCGGCCAAGCAGTTCGCCGACGAGCTGACCCCGGGCATCAACCTTGGGCTGATCGCCTACGCGGGGACCGCGACGGTGTTGGTGTCGCCGACGACCAACCGGGACTCGACGAAGAGGGCGCTGGACAAGCTGCAGTTCGCCGACCGCACGGCCACCGGGGAGGGCATCTTCACCGCACTGCAGGCCATCGCGACGGTCGGGGCGGTGATCGGCGGCGGCGACAAACCGCCCCCGGCGCGCATCGTGTTGTTCTCCGACGGCAAGGAGACGATGCCGACCAACCCGGACAACCCGAAGGGCGCCTTCACCGCCGCGCGCACCGCCAAGGACCAGGGCGTGCCGATCTCGACGATCTCGTTCGGCACCCCCTACGGCTTCGTCGAGATCAACGACCAGCGCCAGCCGGTGCCGGTCGACGACGAGACGCTCAAGAAGGTGGCGCAGCTCTCGGGCGGGAACGCCTACAACGCGGCGTCTTTGCAGGAGCTGAAGGCCGTTTACGCGACCCTGCAGCAGCAGATCGGCTACGAGACGATCAAGGGCGACGCGAGCGTGGGCTGGGTGCGGCTCGGCGCGCTGGTCTTGGCGTTGGCGGCGCTGGCGGCGTTGCTCATCAACCGCCGCCTGCCGACTTAG
- a CDS encoding DUF58 domain-containing protein, with protein MQRGQIDDPKLSAALRTLELTVKRKLDGVLHGDHLGLIPGPGSEPGESREYQPGDDVRRMDWAVTARTTHPHVRQMIADRELETWLVVDMSASLDFGTTVCEKRDLAVAAAAAITFLNSGGGNRLGAIVSTGANITRVPARSGRQHEQTLLRTIATTPRAPVGVRGDLATAIDALRRPERRRGMAVIISDFLGPINWMRPLRAVAARHEVLAIEVLDPRDVELPDIGDVVLQDAESGVTREFTIDAQLRDDFAKAAAAHRADVARTIRSCGAPILTLRTDRDWIADIVRFVESRRRGALAGRQ; from the coding sequence ATGCAGCGGGGGCAGATCGACGACCCCAAGCTGTCGGCGGCGCTGCGCACCCTCGAGCTCACCGTCAAACGCAAGCTCGACGGTGTGCTGCACGGCGATCACCTCGGTCTGATCCCGGGGCCGGGCTCGGAGCCGGGGGAGTCGCGCGAGTACCAGCCCGGCGACGACGTCCGCCGGATGGACTGGGCCGTCACCGCGCGCACCACGCATCCCCACGTCCGGCAGATGATCGCCGACCGCGAGCTGGAAACCTGGTTGGTGGTGGACATGTCGGCCAGCCTGGACTTCGGCACTACCGTGTGCGAGAAGCGGGACCTGGCGGTGGCGGCCGCGGCCGCGATCACCTTCCTCAACAGCGGGGGCGGCAACCGGCTCGGCGCGATCGTCTCCACCGGCGCGAACATCACCCGGGTGCCCGCCCGCTCCGGGCGCCAGCATGAACAGACGCTGTTGCGCACCATCGCCACCACGCCCCGCGCGCCGGTCGGGGTGCGCGGCGATCTGGCGACGGCGATCGACGCCCTGCGCCGCCCGGAACGCCGGCGCGGCATGGCGGTGATCATCAGCGATTTCCTGGGTCCGATCAACTGGATGCGCCCGTTGCGGGCGGTCGCCGCCCGGCACGAGGTGCTGGCCATCGAGGTGCTCGACCCCCGCGACGTCGAACTGCCCGACATCGGCGACGTGGTGCTGCAGGACGCCGAGTCCGGGGTCACCCGCGAGTTCACCATCGACGCGCAGTTGCGCGACGACTTCGCCAAGGCCGCCGCGGCGCACCGCGCCGACGTCGCGCGCACCATCCGCAGCTGCGGGGCCCCGATCCTGACGCTGCGCACCGACCGCGACTGGATCGCCGACATCGTGCGGTTCGTGGAATCGCGCCGGCGCGGGGCATTGGCGGGGCGGCAGTGA
- a CDS encoding AAA family ATPase codes for MTAAGGPPPGASGYSGPGGQSGSPAHEAPTGGGNGLAAEVQTLERAIFEVKRIIVGQDQLVERMLVGLLSRGHVLLEGVPGVAKTLAVETFARVVGGTFARIQFTPDLVPTDIIGTRIYRQGKEEFDTELGPVVVNFLLADEINRAPAKVQSALLEVMQERHVSIGGKTFPLPNPFLVMATQNPIEHEGVYPLPEAQRDRFLFKINVGYPSPEEEREIIYRMGVRPPEPKQILNTGDLLRLQDIAANVFVHHALVDYVVRVVTATRHPEQLGMNDVKTWISFGASPRASLGIIAASRSLALVRGRDYVIPQDVVDVIPDVLRHRLVLTYDALADEISPEIVINRVLQTVALPQVNAVPQQGHSVPPVMQPAGAASGR; via the coding sequence ATGACAGCAGCAGGTGGGCCGCCGCCAGGCGCCAGTGGTTACTCGGGCCCGGGCGGGCAATCAGGTTCGCCGGCTCACGAAGCGCCGACGGGCGGGGGCAACGGACTGGCCGCCGAGGTCCAGACCTTGGAGCGCGCCATCTTTGAGGTCAAGCGCATCATCGTCGGCCAGGACCAGCTCGTCGAGCGGATGCTCGTCGGCCTCCTGTCCAGGGGCCACGTGCTGCTCGAGGGTGTGCCGGGCGTCGCCAAGACGCTGGCCGTCGAGACGTTCGCGCGGGTCGTCGGCGGGACATTCGCCCGCATCCAGTTCACTCCCGACCTGGTGCCCACCGACATCATCGGTACGCGCATCTACCGGCAGGGCAAGGAGGAGTTCGACACCGAACTCGGCCCCGTGGTGGTCAACTTCCTGCTCGCCGACGAGATCAACCGCGCGCCCGCCAAGGTGCAGTCGGCGCTGCTGGAGGTCATGCAGGAACGCCACGTGTCGATCGGCGGCAAGACGTTCCCGCTGCCCAACCCGTTCCTGGTGATGGCCACCCAGAACCCGATCGAGCACGAGGGCGTGTACCCGCTGCCCGAGGCGCAGCGCGACCGCTTCCTGTTCAAGATCAACGTCGGCTACCCGTCGCCGGAAGAGGAGCGCGAGATCATCTACCGGATGGGCGTGCGCCCGCCTGAGCCCAAGCAGATCCTCAACACCGGCGACCTGTTGCGGCTGCAGGACATCGCGGCCAACGTCTTCGTGCACCACGCGCTGGTGGACTACGTGGTGCGCGTGGTGACCGCCACCCGTCATCCCGAACAGCTCGGCATGAACGACGTCAAGACCTGGATCTCCTTCGGTGCGTCGCCGCGCGCCTCGCTGGGCATCATCGCCGCGTCCCGATCGCTGGCGCTGGTCCGCGGCCGCGACTACGTGATTCCGCAAGACGTCGTGGACGTCATTCCCGACGTCCTGCGGCACCGGCTGGTGCTCACCTACGACGCGCTGGCCGACGAGATCTCGCCGGAGATCGTCATCAACCGGGTGCTGCAGACGGTTGCCCTGCCTCAGGTGAATGCCGTTCCGCAGCAAGGGCATTCGGTTCCTCCGGTGATGCAACCCGCCGGCGCGGCCAGCGGTCGGTGA
- the ripB gene encoding NlpC/P60 family peptidoglycan endopeptidase RipB: protein MRHKRFRLTTFAWITTVVTGLMLSVAAPAPVAVADPGGWDPTLPAQISAGAPGDPLAVANASLQATAQATQTTFNLGKQFLGGLGINIGGDPAPTAATPTNPGGKIPRVYGRQAIEYVIKRMGSQMGVPYSWGGGSLDGPSKGVGDGANITGFDCSGLMRYGFAGVGVLIPRFSGDQYNAGRHIPPDQARRGDLIFYGPNGGQHVTMYLGNGQMLEASGSAGKVTVSPVRKPGMTPFLTRIIEY from the coding sequence ATGCGCCACAAGCGGTTTCGTCTCACCACCTTCGCCTGGATCACCACTGTGGTGACCGGGCTGATGCTTTCGGTGGCCGCCCCGGCTCCGGTGGCCGTCGCCGATCCCGGCGGGTGGGACCCCACCCTGCCGGCCCAGATCAGCGCCGGCGCCCCGGGCGACCCGCTCGCCGTCGCCAACGCCTCGCTGCAGGCCACCGCCCAGGCCACCCAGACCACCTTCAACCTGGGCAAGCAGTTCCTCGGCGGGCTCGGGATCAACATCGGCGGCGATCCCGCTCCCACCGCGGCGACCCCCACCAACCCCGGCGGCAAGATCCCGCGGGTCTACGGCCGCCAGGCCATCGAGTACGTCATCAAGCGGATGGGGTCGCAAATGGGCGTGCCCTACTCGTGGGGCGGCGGCTCGCTGGACGGCCCCAGCAAGGGCGTCGGAGACGGCGCCAACATCACCGGCTTCGACTGCTCGGGGTTGATGCGCTACGGCTTCGCCGGGGTCGGCGTGCTGATCCCGCGGTTTTCCGGTGACCAATACAACGCCGGGCGCCACATCCCGCCGGATCAGGCCAGGCGCGGCGACCTGATCTTCTACGGGCCGAACGGCGGTCAACACGTCACCATGTACCTGGGCAACGGCCAGATGCTGGAGGCCTCCGGCAGCGCCGGAAAGGTTACGGTCAGCCCGGTGCGCAAGCCCGGTATGACGCCGTTCCTGACCAGGATCATCGAGTACTGA